A window of Nicotiana sylvestris chromosome 8, ASM39365v2, whole genome shotgun sequence genomic DNA:
AAGTAaaggtataaatataattttgaacCCACTTGAAACAAGTAAAATGCCTAGCCTGTTGGTAAAGAGGGTTCAAATTTTCCACATGGTCCTGAGTTCGAAACCAGCTATTCACATATGACCTCTAATGTTCTTTTTTGAACCCGCTTGATAAAAATCCTGGGTCCGCCACAAggaaaattattaaataattcaGAGTGAGGTGTATGAGAATTGAGAAACAAAATCAAGCTTAATTATCTAATTCCCCCGCGCTTAGTACGATTTTCTTTTTATACACTGAATGTATCCATTATAAAAgtcaaatatcatttaaaatactTGAGGATCTAATCATCTATTTGTAGCATAAGAATTTACATACAACATCACTTTCTCGTAACTCGATTTATTATACCTTAAACTTGAACTAGCTAGTCGAGATATCAACATGCACCATATTCTTAAAATAAAAACTTACAACATGAGATGAAATCAGAACTAGGGGTACATagatcgggttggttcggattttacaattatcaaaccaaaccaattgtgtcggattattaaatctaaagaccaaaccaaaccaataaaactcggattTTTCACTCTCGGTTTTTCTCGAATTTTCTCGGATTTTCGGGTTTTTCGGGTTTTTCGGGTTTTTCCGGTAatatcttcgtagaacaaaacatattatgctcaaaatatttctttaatcctagaaagatacaactatataaagtatttttcaagaaaataatacgaaatatgagatgtgtaatgacattatcctaaaatattctacaataaagataataaaattatgCAATAtgaatattgctaattaaaaagccataataaaaatatgcataatctaaaagtactaagtcatgctaaaataagtagactaataagggagtattaattacatgactaaacgctaaagaaaaaataaaaataggctatgcatttttatttaaattattgtaaaataaaaaatagatattcaatacattcccgttCGTAATATTGAATTAAATCTCTTTTtctagcattatttaatttactaatattaatagctataaaacttattggaacattcaaaagttctaataagtccaaccttgaaataataccttaaaagataaaattatgaatttttttaagaaatatttataaattagatcacaataagtatatttatatattaaatatatctaaaaattttatatatgtaatgtcgggttgatttggtttcggtttgactttctttagttaaaaccaaaccaccaaaccaattatggtcgggtttttttttcaacaccaaaccaaatcaaaccaaatcataTTCGgggtttttttctcggtttgactcgaattatcgaATTGGTACGATTTATCGGTTTCTTTTATACACCCCTAATGAGAACCTAAATAACTAAGTCAAGAGCTCCGTAATTGATTCAAGACAAGGTCGTCAAACAAtggttgattttttttattttgaaagaataGAAGTATTCAATCTATTGAATGGCTCCTTGCCACGATCAAGAATCATCCATTGGAGTGGGAGACGGTGGCGAGTGAGAATTGAACCAGCAGCCTCGTGATTACTTAGATATGCTTTTAGGCTAACCCAAATAACTGTCTACCTTACTACGTAAATTAAAAATAACCGATAaatgtataatatatgcataatttatgtattatatatgtataattgtgtataatcAATGTGTAATTAATATGGTCGATATTTGTGTAAAAATtcctaaatataaatatataaaattataaaacataTTTTACTTTATATGTACAACATAATATATACCTGAACCCCTTCCACCTTCTAAATCTGCCTAGGAGACATGTAATGAAACCAAAAGATAGAATATTTTAATGCCATAAGGTAACACAAAGAGACTTTTGTCTAGTTGCCCTTCATCTCACTCATTAAGCACGCCTCTTTCTTTTGGGGTTTCCCTTTTTTGACATGAATTGCCATCATCATATCCACACCCCCAAAATCATTCCTCCAGCCTTTTGTCACCTGACTCCACGCCCCACCCCCAACCACACACCCCTCCTCTCTATTCTTACATTATATTTCAACCCCCCAAAACATAATTTGAAAAGTTGCATTACTTTCAAATTATATGTTAAAGTAACAGCTCATTTTCCCTCAAAaagtttgaaagaaataaaagaaaactaaagTTAGTCAAAACTTCACCACAAAGTATACGTTTACACAAATATTTCTTCCGCCTTAATTTATAGAACCTATTTGATTGGACATagacttttttttaaaaagaaacttttgaacttgtggtataAAATAAGGCAAATATACTTTGTGTAACTATAAATCATTacataaaggtaaattattttcaaatataaaaaaaagttaTTCTAATTTTTTGCatggactaaaaagaaaatatattcaaaacaCATGGAATAGAAACTTTATTTCAAGATTATGGCCCCTAGTCTAGCTAAGAATGGGGAGAAGtcgaaaaaggaaaagaaaagaaagaaacacaCTACTATAGATTTATATTGCCTGAAAAACACATATTATGAAAGAAACATCACATAGTACTTTCTCTTTTCTCCACCTTTCTCTCTGCCCCCTAAGAAAGCCCATAATCTCCATCCTATTTTCCATTTTCAAGTGCAAAAAAAGCCTCTCTATTTTCCTTTTGATGATCAATGCTAGAAAAAACACAAGAATCTATACTTCATTAGGCAATTCCTTCTTCAGATGGGCTCACTTCTTTATCTATACTTGATATTAGTTTCATTGGCATTCACCGCGGCTCTTTCAAGTCAAGGACAAGGCATAAAATCAGCTCGACTTCTTGATCTAGTCCTCAGAGACTACACGTTTCGATCTTACAACAAAAACAACTTTAGAACAGCAAAATTGTACGCCATACATTTACCAGCCAACCTCACAGGGATCAGAGTCGACTCAGTTAGATATCGATGTGGCAGTTTAACAAGATATGGTGCCAAAATCAAAGAATTCAAATTACCTATTGGGGTAAGTATCCAACATTGTGTTGAAAGAGTTCTCATACTTAGACAAAATCTTGGATCCAATTGGTCTTCTATATACTATGACAATTATGAATTATCAGGTTATCAACTCATTTCACCTGTTTTAGGCCTATTAGCATACAATGCTGGTGATGATATGGTAACATCTACAACCCCTTTTGAACTTATAATTCAATCTGATAAAATTCCAATCACAATTGATTTTAGCAACACAACAAAGCTAGTAAATGATACTAGTAAATCAGGGATTATACCATTATGTGCTAGCTTTGAGCGCGACGGAAAGGTGACACTAACAAAACAAGTGTCACAAAATGTTTGTACTGCTAAAAAACAAGGACATTTTGGTTTGGTTATTGAGTCACCTCTAATGCCATTGAAAAATAAAAGGGCAAGTAATTGGAAATTAGCCATTGGGAGCGCGATTGGAGCTGCGTTGGGCGCGTTCCTTTTAGGTTTACTACTGATTGCAATATTTGTGAAGGTGAAGAAGAAAGCAAGAATGGAGGAATTGGTTAGAAGAGCATATGAAGAAGAAGCTTTACAAGTTTCTATGGTTGGACATGTGAGAGCTCCAACTGCAGCTGGTACAAGAACTGTTCCAACTATTGAACATGACTATAATCTTCATAATATTTGAAtttaatttttagatttaattcttTTTGTAAGCTGAAcatctttttgaagttttttgtACTGATACAATTGTGCTTA
This region includes:
- the LOC104225947 gene encoding uncharacterized protein, encoding MGSLLYLYLILVSLAFTAALSSQGQGIKSARLLDLVLRDYTFRSYNKNNFRTAKLYAIHLPANLTGIRVDSVRYRCGSLTRYGAKIKEFKLPIGVSIQHCVERVLILRQNLGSNWSSIYYDNYELSGYQLISPVLGLLAYNAGDDMVTSTTPFELIIQSDKIPITIDFSNTTKLVNDTSKSGIIPLCASFERDGKVTLTKQVSQNVCTAKKQGHFGLVIESPLMPLKNKRASNWKLAIGSAIGAALGAFLLGLLLIAIFVKVKKKARMEELVRRAYEEEALQVSMVGHVRAPTAAGTRTVPTIEHDYNLHNI